Proteins encoded together in one Osmia lignaria lignaria isolate PbOS001 chromosome 4, iyOsmLign1, whole genome shotgun sequence window:
- the tum gene encoding rac GTPase activating protein tumbleweed: MSASLSLLASHDEVVRCTDVLVNGACEEEFLQFAINQEEMRQKWLASIQECQRLHSALEKAHQEAADLDRKLSHARRLLDEEKRKRRTVEEQRNALERQIAMTRDLLFNDGGKNFNDETREKLQFLNNTTLNGRHSNMHIKDLQNDKLNTIAELDSTGSILSDLSCFSKSEDDLDTSVIIQQHQKKREWKEHRPSGEYSTRKRHSTVQKIAELNSSDRIVATTTVVMPKEGNITASSVIEAIPRDENTDPQGPLHSARKRRKSGDRSKSKLAPVNTNEMQIDTAPSAPKADNLTSGSDSEGIFKPSPNIGGYTLNTKSARGHSFIAKTVIKPEICTPCDKRIRFGKVALKCKDCRATAHTECKDLVPLPCIPTGNTPTLRGTSGTIADYTPMIPPMVPSLVVHCINEVELRGMSEQGLYRVNGGSTEVKCLKEKFLKGKGAPNLSDVDIPTICSTLKDFLRSLREPLITVGLWADFVRAATIQDKQDADAALYQAISELPQPNRDTLAFLILHLQRVSSSPECKMPISNLAKVFGPTLVGYSCQEPSPTSLLTETKNQAAIVESLLKIPSDYWANFVNPENLNGIGTHRTGELRHTPSTESLLKRSTSRGFFNTPLASSRTFMRKNKKYFATPPSRIGF; encoded by the exons AAGAAATGAGACAAAAATGGCTAGCATCTATACAAGAATGTCAGCGTCTTCATTCAGCCTTAGAGAAAGCTCATCAAGAAGCAGCAGACCTGGATAGAAAACTAAGTCATGCCAGAAGACTTTTAgatgaggaaaaaagaaaaagaaggactGTTGAGGAACAAAGAAATGCATTG GAAAGACAAATTGCTATGACCAGAGATCTTTTATTTAATGATGGTGGGAAAAACTTTAATGATGAAACAAGAGAAAAGTTACAGTTTTTAAATAACACTACATTAAATGGTCGTCACAGTAACATGCACATTAAAGATTTACAAAATGACAA ATTAAATACCATAGCGGAGCTGGACTCCACTGGCTCTATTTTAAGTGACCTAAGTTGCTTTTCAAAGTCAGAAGATGACTTAGATACTAGTGTAATTATTCAGCAACATCAGAAAAAACGTGAATGGAAAGAACATAGACCTAGTGGTGAATATTCCACAAGAAAACGTCATAGTACAGTACAAAAGATTGCGGAATTAAATTCTTCTGATAGAATAGTGGCTACAACTACAGTAGTAATGCCCAAAGAAGGCAATATCACTGCATCCTCAGTAATTGAGGCTATACCTAGAGATGAGAATACAGATCCCCAAGGTCCTTTACACAGCGCCCGTAAACGACGTAAAAGCGGTGATCGTAGTAAATCGAAATTGGCACCAGTTAATACAAATGAAATGCAAATCGATACTGCG CCCTCTGCACCAAAAGCTGACAATCTTACTTCAGGATCAGATTCAGAAGGAATTTTCAAACCTAGTCCAAACATAGGAGGATATACTTTGAACACGAAATCTGCTCGAGGTCATAGTTTTATAGCGAAGACAGTGATCAAACCGGAAATTTGTACACCCTGCGATAAAAG GATTCGTTTTGGAAAAGTAGCTCTGAAATGTAAAGACTGCAGAGCTACTGCTCACACAGAATGTAAAGACTTAGTACCATTACCATGTATACCAACGGGAAATACACCGACATTACGTGGCACATCA GGAACTATAGCGGATTATACACCTATGATCCCGCCAATGGTTCCATCATTAGTTGTTCATTGTATCAATGAAGTGGAATTGAGAGGAATGAGTGAGCAAGGATTATACAGGGTAAATGGTGGATCAACTGAAGTGAAATGTTTGAAAGAAAAGTTTCTTAAAGGTAAAGGAGCTCCTAATCTTTCTGATGTTGACATACCAACCATATGTTCTACTCTCAAAGACTTCCTCAG ATCATTACGGGAGCCATTAATTACCGTGGGATTATGGGCTGATTTTGTTCGCGCCGCTACAATTCAGGATAAACAAGATGCAGATGCTGCTTTGTATCAAGCAATTTCAGAATTGCCCCAACCCAATAGAGATACACTTGCTTTTCTAATATTACATTTACAAAGAGTGTCAAGTAGTCCCGAATGTAAAATGCCTATTAGTAATTTGGCTAAAGTTTTTGGTCCTACTTTGGTGGGTTATAGTTGTCAAGAACCATCGCCCACTTCTTTGCTTACCGAGACAAAGAACCAAGCTGCT ATAGTGGAAAGTTTATTGAAAATTCCTTCGGATTACTGGGCAAATTTTGTTAACCCCGAAAACTTAAATGGTATCGGTACCCATAGAACTGGAGAACTAAGGCACACGCCATCCACGGAATCTTTACTTAAGCGTAGCACTTCCCGTGGCTTCTTTAACACTCCACTTGCTTCTAG TCGAACGTTCATgaggaaaaacaaaaaatattttgctaCACCTCCTTCTAGAATAGGTTTCTAA